The DNA segment TATAGATCATTAGGTGATCTATGATTTGGGAAACCTAGTAGAAACTTTAACTGTTTCATAGGCTTTCTGTATTGATGTCATTGTTTGATAAACTACAAGTGGCCCTATTGTTATATTCTGAAATCTATGGAATTACCTACCTATCTTCACCAATTCCTTCACTTGTTCCTTTTAACAATGCATCCTTTACTGCTGATTAATGCAACACAACAGATTTAATGCTTCAAGTATCTTGGGGATCGATGTGGGTTCTAAGCATTTGTTTCTTGATACAAGTTTAGGTAGCTGCCTATGACAAGAAGCAGAAGAAAATGGCTTTCTTTGATCCATCCAGACATCAGGATTTTCTTTTCATCTCCGGTACAAAGGTAAATTCTGTTTTGCTGGGGAACATGCTAATCAACACCATATAGAACTGCTTTTGAGGTAGCATTGTTAATACGCTAAATTCTTCTTGTAGATGCGGACTCTCGCAAAGAACAGAGAGAATCCACCAGATGGCTTTATGTGCCCGGGTGGATGGGACGTATTGGTCGAGTATTATGATAGCGTGGCTCCACAGGGAGCCAACAAATTCCGCGAAGCTGTTCCGGCTTGAACCGAGAAAGGTTGCTCATCAAGCAGCATATTGGCTCTCCGTGTATGATAAAGAAATGGATGAAGAAACCCTGTACTACTTGCAATGTGTGTACgtactttgtatgcaataactccTTGTGTGTGTGCAAGCGTGACGATGAAGAACTCGATGAAGCTGTGAACTGTTACCACAGCATGTATGTACAGACTCTGCATTCACTGACTTACGTGTGCTATGTGAAGCAATGGCTGCAATAAAATGTGTACAAACACCGATATCCATTGCAACAATCGTGTCGTTTTGTTGCATGAAGTTTATGGGAACTGATCGAGACCGTGACGAGCTAAAATGTCACGAGGTATATATTCTGCATGTGAAATTACGAGAATCGACTCGAGTTCTTAACAAGAGCTATAAATGCTGATTCTGCTACAGTGATCTTACCGCAGGAGGAACCTGGAAAAGCTCGCTCGATTCAAGTCATAGCAATATCAACCATCGATCAAACTGCAGTTGTATATCATCCGTCTCGACCAAAAAAATGTGTAACCAGTCTCTTCCCTATGACTGCTTGCTGATGACAACAGACAAACAAACACACGAGACACCGATCATGGTTATCACTCTGGATATGTATGATTGTatgacgaagaagaagagaaaggagcgATTTGGTCTGTCGTTTACGGTGCGTCGTCGAGCGGTCTGCGAACCGCGCGCAGCTGCAGGGAGTTTTCGAAGCAGTGGTCGAAGCCGTAGTGCGGGTGCGTCTCGCGCCATGTCTCTTGCTGCACATGCGTGTCCCAGTGTTCGCCGCTGCTGCTCTTGCCGTACTTGTGAACCCACCCGGTGCCGTTGTGCTGCTCCCCCCAGGTGCGGTTCCACCGCTCCCCCCCGTGCCGCCCTTCCCACCACGTCTCCCCCTGCTTCACCCCGTGGCCGTTCCGGTGGAAGTGCTCGTCCCACTTGTCCCCCCATTTCGACCACCCATCGCCTTCCCACCGCTCCGCCCACTTGTCCGTGTACTTCATGCTGCCACCTCTACCGTCGTACTTCTCCCCCCATCTGCAGAAAACAACATCGGATCATCGTGGTGTAATCACGAGGTTCTCTTACGACATCAAACGAGGCGAATCAAATACCTCTCGTGCCAAACGTGAGCATGGCCAGCTTGCAATGGTGTCCTGGGGTCGATGCAACACCATTTATGGGCCCATTTTTCAGCTTGCCCGGAAGCATCATAGTGTTCCCACCACTTCTCTTGCCACTCCTCGCCCTCGACGTTCTTCCCCCATTTGTCCGCCGTCTTTTCCATATGGATTAGCCCAATCCTCGTGTCCTGAAAAGCCAAAAGACACACGTTTCACCACTTCAGAAATCCTAACCCATGCTCGATGAATATGATCAATTGCGGTCATGAGGGCAATCCATGTCTTTCTTCTTCTAAACTACCCAAATAAACCAGGAAAAAAGGGTAGATATATTCTCACCTCCCACATCGATTCCTTCCAAAATTCACGCCAAACGTTTCCAAACGCATCACGTCCAGACTTCTCCGAACCGAGCTCTTTGTATTCATACTCATCAGCAGCCTCCCAAAATTTGTCTTCCCACTCGACAGTTCTGTCTGCGCTCACACCCCGAGTCAATGTCCACCTGCAAGTCACCCCATCAGGTCTTTGTTCTATTCCTGTCTCTCTCCACCACTTTGAACCATCCGGATTAACACCATGATCTGATTCTTCATTGCTCTTGCCGAGAGCTTCGGCGGCCTCAGCTGCATTTCTTGAGAATAGCTCATCGACCTTTTTCTCCTCTGCTGCAGTAGACAGCTCCTCTGTGGTGCATGTTTCCACTTTATCAACCTCTACGAGGGACtgaagtggaggaagaggaggattgTGTTTGACTTCAGATAATGTGCTCTCTAGAGGGATTGCTAGAAACTCTGTAGACTTCTCCTTTTCGATCACGGAATGGGATGGATGTGGTTGTGAGTTTAGTTTCCGTGCAGACTTGAGGCCAGTGCCATCGCCGATTGGTTCTCTCTGGCTGTCTGAAGGAGGTGACCATGACCAAAAATCCGGGCCAGGAGATCCATTTTGTGCATTTCCTGATTGATAGAACTCTGAATGTTCTTGCTGCAATCCTGATTCAAAGGAAGAATTCTAGTAAAAGCAATCACCAGTCCAAGTTTCTGCTTTACATTAGATATGGCTCAAGTGGCGGAAAATGAACGTTGTCATCATTTGTTACACGTAGTAGACAAGAAGAGAAACAATCTACATCAAGCTATCATTATCGTATCAGGGAAAATCCATATTCAAATGTTGGTGATAGAATGCATGTAATGAACAGCAACTGTGACTCTCCAATCCAGCCCCAAGCTACAAGTGGGGGTGTTGGAGGATAGTTGCAATGGTATTTAGGGCTAGTTAAGCATTTTGGGCAACATGACGAGATGTCTATCAAGTTATCAGGTCCAAAATTCCAACGCAATTGGACTACTCACATATCATATACTAGGGATATTGATTCATTAACCTGCAGAAGTGATACCTATATGTCAAGTGTGCATATGCCACTGGAGAAATGAAGAAGATGTGAAGCACAAAATGATGTATTGTAAACCACAGTGTTGTGTTGTCAATGTAAAACATTGCTTATGAAGAGTTGGAAGTGCTCCTACATGTGACTTATGCCTTCTTACAAGAAATATTCCCGAGACTTGAAAGAATAGAGTTGCAAGAATGCAATCTTGCTGAATTAGGAAACATGCAGACTAAATTTTCAGTAATGAAGAGAGACATCATTCGTTATTACGGGAAAAAAGATGTGCAAATACTGAGATGAGGAACTAATTCTTGATTGTTTATCGATTAATCCCAAGAAAGTGCAAGGAACGAATCTTTAATGGTGCAACCCAGTCGAAGCAGAAAGGGCGGCGGGGTTACGCACCTTGTTGAGTCGGAGACGCATCGGGGGGCTCCGAGGCGGCGGGGAGAGGGGACTTGTCGAGGAGGGCGCGGGCGGCGGCGATGGCCGCGGCGGCCCGGTCGATGACCTGGAGCCGCTGGATCCGGTCCCGCTCCTCCGTGGGAACCTGGAGGAGCTTGTTGAAGTGCTCCGTCTTCGCCTCTAGCGACGGCTCCACGCTCCCGCCTTCGCCCCCCTCGGCGGCGATCCGACGTGACGCCAGGACCCGGCGCTCGCGCTCCATGGCCTTCTTCCACATGTCCAGGTAGGAGCTGCCGTCGGGGCCGGCGGCTGTTGCGGCGCACCGCGGTCTCCGCCCGCCGCGCCAGGGCGCAGCAGGGAGGAGACCGCTGCGGAGGTTGGCGCGGGCGCAGGCGCTAAGTTGCACCGACATCGTCAAGAATTGGGGGAGGAGTTGGGGAATGCCACAGAATGGTCTTCTTATAGAGGGAAAAATATTCGATCGTAAGTTTCTGGGGTTCGTTATAATCCGTAACTACTTTCTTTAATGCCAACGGAAAAGTTCATGCTTTGCTTGGGATCGAAGGGAGGGAGCGATGCGTCGTTCGCTTTCTGTTGGCTGTCTCATCTTACCCACTCGTGAGTTGGAGCGAGCGAGTTGGGCTTTGGGCTTCGTAATCCGAGAGCGGTGCGAAGTTGCCACGTGGAGGTTCCTACGCCGTTGGTCGGCTGCTTCCTGCGCAGCCCTCACAAAACCACGTACCATTCTGGGGGGATGTGATACTTACCATATGCTTAATCGTGATTGATTATATTAAAACTGCACTGCAGAATATATTATGGAAAGGATTAAGGGCCCGACTTATAAAATTGTTTCAAATAATTTAGGAAACAAATAAGAAGTGAacttaattattaatttatttatttacattaaatttttttagatcaagCTATTATTTTTTAGGACATTTTCTGGACTAGTTAATATCAATTTCACTCTTTAGCACACTTAGTTAGCCGCTCGTTCTTCACTAAATCAAAAGATATATCTTTCCAATAAATCCAAATGAGTTAGCCGCTCGTCAGAGCGAAAAAGCTTTGATTTGCTTGTGCGGGTTGCGCCCTATTCTCCAATTACATCGATCAAACCGGAACGTCACTACTTATCGGGGATCGAGTACCGGAGTTCTCGCTCCGTTGCTCCTCCACTATTATGGAATCATAACAAACCATGTGCATGTCAAGATGGTACTGGTTGAAAGCAGGTGGAAGGGACGTTCTAATGGTGCACACGACGTGTTTGTGGTAATTATTCTCATTAAAGTTGGGGCGGGGTCCAAACGAACTCGGGAAGAGCAGCAGCGACATCGCTCTTTGATGGCAGAGCGGAGGACGTCACGGTGGTAGCCCCACCGCATCTGCGGACTTGTACAGCTTTGCACCCGCAACAGGGGCAACAACATGTGCTGCCACCTCTCCCTTTCGAGGCCTCCCACCACCGTTCGAACTACCGTTACATCACAACTACCGTTCGAACTAACTGCACGCAAGCCTTACCGCCTGTTCTCCATCGCCACGAACATGTTGCCTCCGTTTCCCTTTCAGAAGACGAGCTTGCGGCGGGGGAGAAGGGGACGGCGCTCTGCCGCGCAGCCGGCGTCGGCGAGGTCGCGGATGGTCTCGGCAACGAGGTCCTTGAAGATCAGCCGCTCGATGTGGAGGACGGCGTCGGACATCTCGGCGGCGGGCTGGGCCCACCCGTCGGCGCGCCCCGCGGCGATGTCCTTCCGCACGGCCCCGCACGCGGCCCCCTCGTGGTCATCCGCGGCCTCCTGCACCCGGACGCGTCGGAACTCCGCCCACACCTTCGGCAGCGCTTCCTCCTCTCCCCCGGCGCGCGAGAAGGCGTCCCAGGGCGACACGTGGCGCTTGCGTTCCAGGATCTCGGCCACGGTGTCGAAGACGAGGCGGTGGTGGAGGCAAGCGGTCTTGGACTTGTCGGGGGCCTGGCGGCGGCATCGGCGCTTCTCCAGGATCGCGTACACGGCGTCGGAGGCGTCGCCGTAGCGGTCGGACGCGCGGAGGACGTCGCATACGTAAGCGTAATCCTCGTCCGCCATGTCGGGCCCATCGATTCCGCACCCATGATTCGTTGACGCCGCGGAAGACCAATGCTCCTCTTCCCAGTCGTCCGCCACTTGATCTGCGGACCAGATTGCATCAAGTTCCTCAAATATCAAGCAAAAAGGGTCCGTCCTGATTAAATCTAAAGCAGGAAAAGCCGCAGTCTATTAAAGAAAGCGAAATAGACAGGTGCTCTTGCCAGGTTGGCCACAGCTGGGCGTAGAGAAGGGCGGGGAGTTGGTTTCGTTACACTACCTTTGAAGTCGATGGAGCGCTTGGCGAGGGGCGAAGGCGAGGGTGAGACCTCCTCGCCGAGGTAGGACAACGAGTCGAGCACCGACACGGGGCTCGGCTGCTGGTCCGTCGCGGTGTCCTGCTCCGCCCCCGTGAACGCCGCAATGCTATGTAGTAGCTTGTCGCACCGCTCCAATAACCTTCGCCCCGATCTCTGCAAATGCATCGCCGGTCCTCCAATTAACAAATCATGTCCAAAAAGAACAATGCCAAAAGACTTGTATTTATGAGGAGAAACAAGCAGCAGTACTAGTCGATGTTGTTATACTACCTCGAAGTCTAATTGAGGGGAGGCACAGATGCTACTCCCAGAAATGATAGTTGTGGCGTCGTCCTCTGCCGGCGGGCAAACCCTCTCCCTAGGTGACGCATCCGCCGTTGGCCTCCGGCTCCTCGGCGATCGGACGGCCAGCGGATCCGGTCCCGTCCTCTTTGGACTCGACCTTGGAGAACTGACGGTCGACATTCTCCGCTGGGGCTGCGCGCTCTTCTGGGCCACCGCATTTAAATGTCTCCTCTGCACCGGCGAGCTCGGGCTCTCGGGCGACCTAAGCGCTCGATTCCTCCGCTCGTTTCCTCCCTTGATGCTCCGATCGACCGTCCCCCGCTCGCGGCGGACTGGCGGAGCACTCTGGCGACAGGAGCCGGGTCTGGGCGGCAGCGGCTCGCTCCACGGACGCTGCGGGGGCTTCGAAGCCGGCTTCATGATGACGATCGGGGCGTCGCTGGGGATCTGGCTCTGGTAATCGTAGATGAGAGTTCGATGGCCGGTGGCGCTGCTATCACGGGGTTTGGAATGGAGAAGCCCCCTCAAATGGAGCGCCTCCAGGATTTGTTTCAGAGTGTCCAAATCCCTCGCCGGTTCGTCGATTCCTCGCATCCTTAGCCGCTTCTCGATCTCGATATAGAGAGTTCCTGACTGCTTAGGCTCCGGGAAGAAGTCTTCCGCATCGAAGAAGCTTTTCCGGTGGAGCGGCGGGAGAGAGTTCGTTCTTGGCGTCGGCTCGAGCTTCTTTGTCTCATTGAGCCTGAACTGGGCCAGATTCACCGTCTTAAAGAACTCCTTGGTGGAGATCGGGGCGGCCTCGCATGGCAATGGCGGCCTCTTGTGGAATGAGCCCGCGTCCATGAACCCGTAGTACGACGGGTCTCTCCGAACCCGGGACTCGGAGGCAGATCGCCGGAGTTCAGCCATTTCCAACTCTGTTCTACAGACGCCGCCGACGCTGGGCAGGGCGTCGAGCCCCATTAGCCGCACGACGACACTTGGGGAACGACGCTGCTCGTCCGCCGCCTCAGAAGCGTCAGACTGGTCCCCGGAGGGGACCGGAACAGCCGTCCGGATCTCCCGGGGGCGGAGCTTGCCCTTTGCGTCGACCACCGCGCGGCTGTCGAGAGAGAGCCTTGGGCCTTCGCGGAGCCTCCAGGTGGTCCTCGCCCCATCCTTGGCCTCGAAGACCGGGAATGGCAGCGGAAGCGTCCGCTGCCCCGGCGTCTCCGCCGCGGCGCGGTTCTCCGAGCAGGCCTCTGGCGACGACGGCGGCGGGTGGCTCTCCTTCAAGAACGACGAGGACGAAGCCTCCGATCTCTCGGACGGCGACGTCGATCCGGCAGTCTGATACAAGCCATCCGACCATCAGAAAGGCAGCCAAAAAAACATGAATCACATGTTTTAACTCCAACATTCTCACCGAGCAGGTGGCGAGGCGGCGGGCGGAGTAGTGGCGCCTTCCGGGGAGGACGTGGTGGCGGTCGAATATCTGGAGGAACCCAGCCATGCACCCCATCTGCCTGTCGATCTGCCGCTCGAGGCGCTGCTCCTGGGCTACCCCATTGCCGACGCCGGGCGTCATCTTCCTCCGCTTTCTCCGGCGACCTTCTCAGGTCAGATCTCGGCCACTCTTCCTACCTCCAACTCCTCTGCTCCCAAACTCAGCTGCACCCTTTTCGCGCACACACACATGCAACGCTTGTGCGCAGCCTTTATTCATCGCAACTCCCGCTGAAGTGCTTTTAGAGACCAGAGCTCGACAACTAAATGACGTTACTGCCCCTAGTGATTCCCTATAATGCCCAACGCATCCCCGTTCTTGGGCGCGATGGGGCAGTATAGGATTTTGCGCGGGCAGAGTCAGGCATCAGAGCGAGAGGGAGCTTTAGGGGCgcccctttacgcctttcgagctGCAGGCGAGTTTGACCGCTTGACGACGAGACGAGACCCTCCCCAGCTCTTTCTTACGCGAGTCGTCTCCATCTCGACGAGGCGCTCGGTAAAAATTATTTTACCGTATGCTCCGGTGACAGCCACTTCTATCACATTAATAAcaatataatgataatataattttcatATAGGTGTGGTGAAAGTAATCAGCTATGGGCGTGCAAATGTTTCGCCAGAGCGGTGCTTCCATTTCTAGGATGTCACATGGCAAGCAACACCTGATGTTGATGTTGGCTTTAGGATTCGTTTTATCTCCATTATCATCCAAAACTTTTTTAACTTTGCGCCGGTGAGTGCGTGATTCATTTTAGCCTCACTCGATTGAAGAAACACTTGAAGGATGAAGTTGAGCCATCTCCTCTTTCTTCGCTACTTGAATGTAGCCAGCCAGCATCTGTTAGGCTAAGGTGTTCGCATTAACGCGCTTCACGTACCTCCCGGTGACCGCACCACTTTTAACCTTTTTCACTCCGTGATAGTGAGCACACGGAACCTTTCGTCGGCGTCACCCGAGCCTCGAGTCTGTACAATGTTATCATCACCAAACGTATGGGGCACAGCATTTTGTCGTCTGTTCTCGTGTATCCACTCTTCACGATGGCCTAGAATTAGGAAAATAATAGTTTGGCTGGGATGAAATAAGAAGTGCGTAGGGCTGCCTCAAATCTGTAGCTCTCAGAGGACCATGGATCAGTACACTCTTACGTACTCCCAATTTGAGTAACTACGCGAAGGCTACGGCATGCCGTGTGACGCGAGTCACGTGACTCCTCCGGCGGTAGAAAAGCCGAGGGAACACGCAGGGCGTGGATGCGACGACCATGTAGCCTTTCGGTAGCAGCAAAAGTGGGGGGAGTCGGCCGTGGAATGTCTCGATGATCATGATGAATAGGGTCATCTCCTCTGGGCCGATGACCGCCGTACGCGTACCCCCTACACGAGACCCGCGGCACCTTCAACCTCACTCGGCCAGAGTTTGGCAGGTCCATATCGCAACGTCTATCCTTCTTTTATAAATACAATTATGTGAGACGGCTTGTATTTGTTGACGATAGAATCCGGAGCACATAAGACCCAACTTAAAATCCTAAAAGAGGCTGTTAGCGACACAAATTATAGGATGTAATTATTACAGACTGGACCTGCTTCTTGTGGAGGGGACCATATCGATCGAtcctaaaaagataattttggaaAATTCCAATGGTGGAGTATAATTATGAAGCAACTATTAAAATAGAAATGACTACATTGCAAGACAGCTGTTAGGATTTTGCAGAGAAATCAATGCCACTACAGAGGCCATCGGATCCATATTTATATCATATAGACTGTTGATTTGCCTGCTTAATAATTCATCTGAGCACACACACTGTACATTATGGGGACACGGCCAGCTCCTCTAACAGCGACGCATTCTCTACACCGCAACATGCTGTTCCTTTATGTTTCTATCGCACATTTATAGCACAATGAACATTCTTTGCTTGGGTCTCTTGTGCGTTGAGGTTGGCGGTCATGTGGGGTGGAAGCCTTTAGCATTAGATTTATCCCTTCTCTTCAGATCTCCATCTCCTAAAACATACGTTCAGACAAAGCAAAAAGCTGAAGGAACAAAAGGAAGGCCATCTCCCTTGCTTTTCCATGTGAGATCCAATCTTTCTTTTTTTCGCACACTCGTCTCTCCTTTACATGCTCCTCACACATGGAGAAGGTCTCATAAAGCATGTATGTATACTACATGCATGGATGGCTTTGTTCCGCTGTATAGCTTTTCATTGACACCACCCACTCCCACatgcatccatccatccatgcagGCGGGTGACGTGTACCATTTGGTTAGGCCAGCTTTAACCCTAGCACACTCATAGCCATCTGATCCATATCAAGGGGAGGGATATCAGGGCCTCAGAATAATGAGGTACGTGCTCTTCACTAGTTCCCATGCGCTGGTTCTGTGATTGTGGAGGGCACAAACACTCAGGCCAGTGCACGGCTCCATTGTCCTTTGATCAGCCACCCAGTTCTCTCTCTTTGCCTGCATTCCTTGTATCTTCTTCCACCCCTTTCACCCCACTCTCACATCCCATCAGGCCACCATTTGTTCAATTACTTTATCCAATTGCCCATGGAGATCCTTTTTCATATTCTGTGACGGATCTTACAGACACGTACAATTTTTGTGTTTTAACAATGGtgaggcttgtggttgggctaaaccaacctatttaaaaaaaaaactctcctaCCAAATCTAGATAGATTTCTTTGGTACAGTTTTATATACTACGATCTCAGAGGCCATTCGGCTAGAGATAGATCTAGGGTTTCTGTTGAGCAGCTCTGAACcattctcttctcttcctttgcTTCAATAAAGAATGGTAGTAGTGTTAGGCTTCTTGGCGTGTGTAATCTCCTCCATGATTTCAATATTTACGATGATCATGAGTGCTAAGGCTGAGCTTATATTTTGTAGACCTAGGTTTCCAAGGAGAGGAGCGTAAGAAACCTGTCCATCATGATTGGGGGTAAAGATCTCTTGGAAAATGCCAAAATTCCTTGTAGGCCATGACACTTGAAGAAGAGAGTCCCTAGCAAAAAATTTAATAAAGTAATCAAACTTTAATTAACTGGAGAAGGATTGGGGCTTGGAAATCTATCCATCATCAGTAGTATCATAGCCTATATATATACATGACAGTACACGAGGTCTGATTATGTGATTTCATATGGCTGGTTATGTTGTAATGGGATCAACCCAAAACTTTGTGTCGTTATCCCAATCAAAGTTGGGTTAGTGAGGATCAAACTTTGGCATGAACATCTTGTCAAGAGCAGCAACACATCTTACACTTGCAAACTCAACAAAGCATATCTTTTTGGTGGACTGGCATCCGATTTAGTCAATGAAGCATCATCCTTGGTCGGCACTCTAGTTTAGAGAGTCCATCATCTCAAGAGATGACCATGTGATAGAAAGATGGCCACAGTGACAGTTCTAGTTAACAAGGAGGGAATCTTTTGGGAGTGGCATACAAGGAAACAACAGCATTATGACTGGAATTGGAGTGAGGGCCAGGGCATGTACCCCTCACCCTGCAATCTCTGCTGTGATGACAGTGAGCACAGGGGCTCGGTTCTGGGGAGAACCAATGAGATGAGGGGCATAAGGCCCCAAGGTTACATCATCCCCTTTGAATGGATGGGGGTGATTTGAGGTCTTGTTACTCTCCCCGCCATGCCTGGGAAAATGAAACCAAAGCTTAAGCcatcttgtgtgtgtgtgtgtgtgtggccaTGAGACGGTGCCCACCTCACGTCTGCCTTCTTGGTTTGTGGATACGAAGCTGTTCATGTAAGACATAATACATGGTGATGAAGCAAACTATAATAAGCACACACTCATGTCATGGAAATAACGATAGTGATGTCAAGTTACTTGACTACTAGAAAGTAGAAACTATTTATTCTCCGTCTCACACTCGCTAGCTTGATCCGTCTGTTTCATGATTCACATATACACACAGTTGGCACTGTGGATATATATGTTTGCGACTTAATCTGACATGATTGGCGGCCAAGTGGGCTACTGGCATTTCCAGAGAGTCGCAAGGTTATCTCTGAAGACAACAGTGTGACGCATCCGAAACAGATTATTGAAGGTGAAGGACAGCTTCACTTGCTCGTGATCCCTTCTGCCCTTCGGGTCGATGGTGATGTTATCATCAGCCCACTTAGGTAAACGTATCAGATAACTTACTGTGATTTGATGTTCTTTCTTCAGAGCCATGTTCAGCGAGTGCCAGAATCTGAATCCTCTTCCATTACCTTCTTCTTTGTATATTTGTTTGCATGATATTAGCTGCGGGAATTGCTCGAATGTGGATAGTCATGACACATATGAGGAGCGGAGGTGCATGCTTTACTTGGAGAATTATCCCTCGCAGGACAACCGTAAGGAAGCTGTCAGAATGCTGAGATCCATCCAATGGCAAAGCAACAGGTTCAGTAATGAGCCACTCCCTGCTGAACCTACCTTTGGGTGGGGGGGGACAAAGATTCACACTGAAAGCCAGGTGGATCATTATTGTGGCTCTGAGGTCACCAGGTCAATCAGTCAAACTGCCAAACCTGGTATCTATGTGGTGTCAGGAGTGATGACAAATAAGCAACCACTGACACATGAACATCAGCTGGTTTATCCGATACAAcatgatgatgttgatgatgcaatCGGAGCATGCAGCCCAGCTGCTTGACAATATGACTGAATCAGATCAATATTTTTGCAATGACTTGAGCATGAGCTAATCTTGCACAAGGAGGAGCAGCAACCTTCCATGTCCCAGAGCAACTTGACTGAGCCAACTTTTGCGCCGATACCAGAAAGTTTCTGCTTGCCTTTGTCAGCTTGTGACTGTCTAGTAGGATTTACAGGCTTCTGAATTGAGAGTTATTATGCAGCAAGGACTTGGATTGTTCTGTCCACCCCACTCATTCCATTATTGCAGTCACTAGGACAATTGTCAGCCTACAAGGTGGCACATTCTGAACAAGCATTGAAGAGCGGTGGAGGACCATCGGCTGGCTGCTTGCCTGCAGCAGCGGTGTGCATCACCTTTAAAGTTTCATTGAGTTGGATCCCAGCTATAGGGGTGATGGTCCCAAGAGTCTCCAACACGTAGGCCTTGCTTGTGCATCGGCA comes from the Musa acuminata AAA Group cultivar baxijiao chromosome BXJ2-8, Cavendish_Baxijiao_AAA, whole genome shotgun sequence genome and includes:
- the LOC135619952 gene encoding protein LIKE EARLY STARVATION, chloroplastic-like, which encodes MSVQLSACARANLRSGLLPAAPWRGGRRPRCAATAAGPDGSSYLDMWKKAMERERRVLASRRIAAEGGEGGSVEPSLEAKTEHFNKLLQVPTEERDRIQRLQVIDRAAAAIAAARALLDKSPLPAASEPPDASPTQQGLQQEHSEFYQSGNAQNGSPGPDFWSWSPPSDSQREPIGDGTGLKSARKLNSQPHPSHSVIEKEKSTEFLAIPLESTLSEVKHNPPLPPLQSLVEVDKVETCTTEELSTAAEEKKVDELFSRNAAEAAEALGKSNEESDHGVNPDGSKWWRETGIEQRPDGVTCRWTLTRGVSADRTVEWEDKFWEAADEYEYKELGSEKSGRDAFGNVWREFWKESMWEDTRIGLIHMEKTADKWGKNVEGEEWQEKWWEHYDASGQAEKWAHKWCCIDPRTPLQAGHAHVWHERWGEKYDGRGGSMKYTDKWAERWEGDGWSKWGDKWDEHFHRNGHGVKQGETWWEGRHGGERWNRTWGEQHNGTGWVHKYGKSSSGEHWDTHVQQETWRETHPHYGFDHCFENSLQLRAVRRPLDDAPKQS
- the LOC135619954 gene encoding protein LONGIFOLIA 2-like; this encodes MTPGVGNGVAQEQRLERQIDRQMGCMAGFLQIFDRHHVLPGRRHYSARRLATCSTAGSTSPSERSEASSSSFLKESHPPPSSPEACSENRAAAETPGQRTLPLPFPVFEAKDGARTTWRLREGPRLSLDSRAVVDAKGKLRPREIRTAVPVPSGDQSDASEAADEQRRSPSVVVRLMGLDALPSVGGVCRTELEMAELRRSASESRVRRDPSYYGFMDAGSFHKRPPLPCEAAPISTKEFFKTVNLAQFRLNETKKLEPTPRTNSLPPLHRKSFFDAEDFFPEPKQSGTLYIEIEKRLRMRGIDEPARDLDTLKQILEALHLRGLLHSKPRDSSATGHRTLIYDYQSQIPSDAPIVIMKPASKPPQRPWSEPLPPRPGSCRQSAPPVRRERGTVDRSIKGGNERRNRALRSPESPSSPVQRRHLNAVAQKSAQPQRRMSTVSSPRSSPKRTGPDPLAVRSPRSRRPTADASPRERVCPPAEDDATTIISGSSICASPQLDFERSGRRLLERCDKLLHSIAAFTGAEQDTATDQQPSPVSVLDSLSYLGEEVSPSPSPLAKRSIDFKDQVADDWEEEHWSSAASTNHGCGIDGPDMADEDYAYVCDVLRASDRYGDASDAVYAILEKRRCRRQAPDKSKTACLHHRLVFDTVAEILERKRHVSPWDAFSRAGGEEEALPKVWAEFRRVRVQEAADDHEGAACGAVRKDIAAGRADGWAQPAAEMSDAVLHIERLIFKDLVAETIRDLADAGCAAERRPLLPRRKLVF